In Oryza glaberrima chromosome 8, OglaRS2, whole genome shotgun sequence, the following are encoded in one genomic region:
- the LOC127782370 gene encoding transcription factor MYB106-like produces the protein MGRSPCCEKIGLKKGPWTPEEDQKLLAYIEEHGHGSWRALPSKAGLQRCGKSCRLRWTNYLRPDIKRGKFSLQEEQTIIQLHALLGNRWSAIATHLPKRTDNEIKNYWNTHLKKRLAKMGIDPVTHKAINGTLNNTAGDKSAKVTASLSHMAQWESARLEAEARLARESKMRIAASTPSKLHAQSTNPPASTPSPCFDVLNAWQSAKIDLESPTSTLTFAGSNASMLPFSTTTALELSESNSNVWQQRSDELEGEESEWKFVSKQQLQGMHGKETEEHFIGCEESWFPGTANIGAGFTGMLLDGSNMHDTSECWDESSNGQDEQRSQVSEDAENKNYWNGIFSMVNSEQPPLQPPLL, from the exons ATGGGGCGTTCACCATGCTGTGAGAAGATTGGCCTGAAGAAAGGTCCATGGACACCAGAGGAAGACCAGAAGCTGCTCGCATACATTGAGGAGCATGGACATGGCAGCTGGCGAGCATTGCCTTCAAAAGCCG GTTTGCAGAGGTGCGGCAAGAGTTGCAGGTTGCGATGGACAAACTACCTGAGACCAGACATCAAGAGAGGAAAATTCAGCTTACAAGAAGAGCAGACCATCATCCAACTTCATGCTCTTCTTGGAAACAG GTGGTCTGCCATTGCAACACATCTACCAAAGCGCACTGACAATGAGATCAAGAACTATTGGAACACCCACCTGAAAAAGAGGTTGGCCAAGATGGGAATTGATCCTGTCACCCACAAAGCCATCAACGGCACTCTGAACAACACGGCGGGAGACAAATCAGCCAAAGTCACAGCCAGTCTCAGCCACATGGCTCAGTGGGAGAGTGCCCGCCTCGAGGCCGAGGCACGGCTTGCTCGAGAATCCAAGATGCGCATAGCAGCTTCTACACCAAGCAAACTCCATGCACAGTCAACCAACCCACCTGCTTCAACACCTTCTCCATGCTTCGATGTGTTGAATGCATGGCAGAGTGCAAAGATAGACCTGGAGTCACCCACCTCCACACTGACGTTCGCAGGGAGTAATGCTAGCATGCTGCCATTCTCAACAACAACCGCCCTAGAATTATCCGAAAGCAACTCCAATGTGTGGCAGCAAAGAAGCGATGAACTGGAGGGTGAAGAAAGTGAGTGGAAGTTTGTCAGTAAGCAACAACTGCAGGGAATGCATGGTAAAGAGACAGAAGAACACTTCATTGGCTGTGAGGAGTCATGGTTCCCAGGGACAGCCAATATCGGAGCAGGCTTCACAGGCATGCTGCTTGATGGATCCAATATGCATGATACATCAGAATGCTGGGATGAGTCCAGCAATGGCCAAGATGAGCAAAGAAGCCAGGTGTCAGAAGATGCAGAGAATAAGAACTATTGGAATGGCATCTTCAGTATGGTGAATTCAGAGCAGCCACCCCTGCAGCCACCTTTGCTCTAG
- the LOC127782369 gene encoding NAC domain-containing protein 41-like isoform X2, with amino-acid sequence MEEEQRLPAGFRFFPTDEELVTYYLARKAMDATFASAAIRDVDLYTSDPWHLPCDSSAASTGGGGGGECYFFCRRSSKYPSGARVRRATAGGYWKSTGKDKGVYAAGGGGGLVGTKKTLVFYEGRAPRGEKTSWVMHEYSRAPSTNFIRGAQSEWVICRVFKKQPPIEHWLEMEQEVETTTTVQEHTPNRRRLPPAEAAAAAPPPSGQPWQHTSRRSGDGRAAIDGGNREEEEDEHGLAREESSSPVVISSPSRCTSSPSSRLLNHEHLGASSSDDLPELMEFGDIYGGIAAGGPTDQQASSSNSNSICNFLDEPYYCWNFWISDSSELICTYIN; translated from the exons ATGGAAGAGGAGCAGCGGTTGCCGGCGGGGTTCCGGTTCTTCCCCACCGACGAGGAGCTCGTCACCTACtacctcgccaggaaggccatgGACGCCaccttcgcctccgccgccatccgcgACGTCGACCTCTACACCTCCGATCCATGGCACCTCCCAT GcgactcgtcggcggcgagcaccggaggcggcggcggcggcgagtgctaCTTCTTCTGCAGACGGAGCAGCAAGTACCCGTccggcgcgcgcgtccgccgcgCGACGGCCGGCGGCTACTGGAAGTCGACGGGGAAGGACAAGGGCGTGtacgctgccggcggcggcggcgggctcgtgGGGACGAAGAAGACGCTGGTGTTCTACGAAGGGAGGGCGCCGCGAGGGGAGAAGACGAGCTGGGTGATGCACGAGTACTCTAGAGCACCCAGCACCAACTTCATCAGAGGAGCTCAG AGCGAGTGGGTGATCTGCAGGGTGTTCAAGAAGCAGCCTCCAATTGAACACTGGCTGGAAATGGAGCAGGaggtggagacgacgacgacagtgCAGGAGCACACGCCAAACCGGCGCCGTCTCCCTCCggcggaggctgcggcggcggcgccgccgccgtccggtcAGCCGTGGCAACACACGAGTCGCCGGTCCGGCGATGGCCGTGCTGCCATCGATGGTGGCAaccgtgaggaggaggaggatgaacaTGGCCTGGCTCGAGAGGAGTCGTCGTCTCCGGTGGTCATCAGCTCACCATCACGCTGCACCTCCTCACCGTCGTCTCGGCTTCTCAACCATGAGCACCTTGGTGCTTCGTCGTCAGATGACCTGCCGGAGTTGATGGAGTTCGGCGACATCTACGGCGGgatcgccgccggtggcccGACGGACCAGCAGGCCTCATCATCAAACTCAAATTCCATTTGCAACTTTCTCGACGAGCCATACTACTGCTGGAACTTCTGGATTTCTGACAGTTCAGAACTTATATGTACGTATATTAACTAA
- the LOC127782369 gene encoding NAC domain-containing protein 41-like isoform X1, whose translation MYTYTAGADRSIEMEEEQRLPAGFRFFPTDEELVTYYLARKAMDATFASAAIRDVDLYTSDPWHLPCDSSAASTGGGGGGECYFFCRRSSKYPSGARVRRATAGGYWKSTGKDKGVYAAGGGGGLVGTKKTLVFYEGRAPRGEKTSWVMHEYSRAPSTNFIRGAQSEWVICRVFKKQPPIEHWLEMEQEVETTTTVQEHTPNRRRLPPAEAAAAAPPPSGQPWQHTSRRSGDGRAAIDGGNREEEEDEHGLAREESSSPVVISSPSRCTSSPSSRLLNHEHLGASSSDDLPELMEFGDIYGGIAAGGPTDQQASSSNSNSICNFLDEPYYCWNFWISDSSELICTYIN comes from the exons ATGTATACGTATACGGCGGGCGCAGATAGATCGATCGAAATGGAAGAGGAGCAGCGGTTGCCGGCGGGGTTCCGGTTCTTCCCCACCGACGAGGAGCTCGTCACCTACtacctcgccaggaaggccatgGACGCCaccttcgcctccgccgccatccgcgACGTCGACCTCTACACCTCCGATCCATGGCACCTCCCAT GcgactcgtcggcggcgagcaccggaggcggcggcggcggcgagtgctaCTTCTTCTGCAGACGGAGCAGCAAGTACCCGTccggcgcgcgcgtccgccgcgCGACGGCCGGCGGCTACTGGAAGTCGACGGGGAAGGACAAGGGCGTGtacgctgccggcggcggcggcgggctcgtgGGGACGAAGAAGACGCTGGTGTTCTACGAAGGGAGGGCGCCGCGAGGGGAGAAGACGAGCTGGGTGATGCACGAGTACTCTAGAGCACCCAGCACCAACTTCATCAGAGGAGCTCAG AGCGAGTGGGTGATCTGCAGGGTGTTCAAGAAGCAGCCTCCAATTGAACACTGGCTGGAAATGGAGCAGGaggtggagacgacgacgacagtgCAGGAGCACACGCCAAACCGGCGCCGTCTCCCTCCggcggaggctgcggcggcggcgccgccgccgtccggtcAGCCGTGGCAACACACGAGTCGCCGGTCCGGCGATGGCCGTGCTGCCATCGATGGTGGCAaccgtgaggaggaggaggatgaacaTGGCCTGGCTCGAGAGGAGTCGTCGTCTCCGGTGGTCATCAGCTCACCATCACGCTGCACCTCCTCACCGTCGTCTCGGCTTCTCAACCATGAGCACCTTGGTGCTTCGTCGTCAGATGACCTGCCGGAGTTGATGGAGTTCGGCGACATCTACGGCGGgatcgccgccggtggcccGACGGACCAGCAGGCCTCATCATCAAACTCAAATTCCATTTGCAACTTTCTCGACGAGCCATACTACTGCTGGAACTTCTGGATTTCTGACAGTTCAGAACTTATATGTACGTATATTAACTAA
- the LOC127781291 gene encoding 2-hydroxy-palmitic acid dioxygenase MPO1-like produces MAAAAAAKTTTRRRRRGVLDLEAQFAFFRSQHRHPVNAAAHALLAWPILFTGLLVLHFLPSPPALPLDPALALALAYAAAYVAADRRAGALAGLLLAAGWAASRALAARLGFALAWKAALATQLFCWTWQFLGHGLFEKRGPAVGDLPEVFLMEPFLILLQILNKQFGYEPYPGFSKNVDKKMEAILRENREELKQRKAT; encoded by the exons atggcggcggcggcggcggcgaagacgacgacgaggcggcggcggcgaggggtgctGGACCTGGAGGCGCAGTTCGCCTTCTTCCGGTCGCAGCACCGGCACCCGGTGAACGCCGCGGCGCACGCGCTCCTCGCGTGGCCCATCCTCTTCAccggcctcctcgtcctccacttcctcccctccccgcccgcgctcCCGCTCGACCCGgcgctcgccctcgccctcgcctacGCCGCCGCCTACGTCGCGGCCGACCGCCGCGCGGGGGCGCTCGCGgggctcctcctcgccgccggctgggCTGCCagccgcgccctcgccgcgcgcctcggGTTCGCGCTCGCCTGGAAGGCCGCGCTCGCCACCCAGCTCTTCTGCTGGACCTGGCAGTTCCTCGGCCATGGCCTCTTCGAG AAGAGAGGGCCGGCTGTGGGTGATCTCCCTGAGGTGTTCTTGATGGAGCCATTCCTCATCTTGTTGCAG ATACTCAACAAGCAGTTTGGCTATGAGCCATACCCAGGTTTCAGCAAGAATGTGGACAAGAAGATGGAGGCCATTCTCAGGGAGAACAGGGAGGAGCTCAAGCAGAGGAAGGCCACCTGA